The sequence TGTTCTCGGTGTTTCCCGTCTTCCATTTCTTGCCGATAACGATCCTGATCATGTCGGTGATCAGTTTGAAGGGTTGATTTGTCTGGAGAACGGTTCCGATAAGGTTATTGTTCTTTTCGGAGAACGTGGCGGTTCATTGAGTCATCCGTCAGGAGTTATCCGCTGGGGCTTATTCGATCTGCGCAGCCACAGTTTGACCTTTTCGGAACAGGGGCTGCATGGCATTGTCGTTCATGCTCCGGGAACGTGGAAAAACCCGAAGAGCAAGCGCGATATTTCAGATATGTATCTGCATCATGACGGCTCGCTCTGGGCCTCGGCATGCGAAGACCCTGGTGATGCCGGTCCGTTTCGTTCGGTCATATACAGGCTCGGATCTGTGCGGAAGGATCCTGAACAACCGTTTTTACCTGCAAACCAGCCCGAGATACTGCTGGATGTATCCGGTTTCAAAATCGAAGCGCTTTCGTCTCCACCAGTTTCTGTTCCTTTGAGTACAATGTGTATCGGTACCGATGATGAAATTTATGGAGGTGTCTGGAGATCCGTACATTGACGATGGTTTCGGGAGAAATTTCGAGGTTTCGTCAAGGGAGAACCATCGAAGCATGCAGCAGACAGGTAGTTGGTGTCTTTTTCGGTATCGTGTTCTTGCTCTTGATCAAATATTCTTTTACACTAAGAGGAACCACGCCGGCATTTGTCTGCATCCCGTCATGAAGCATGCTGTTTCCGTGAATCTCTGAATCGTTATTAATTTAATTATTTATTTCTGGCAGCTATGACAACAGATAAGGTTGATTTTCAGTGTGACGTACTTGAGCAGAGTCATGATTTGCCGGTGCTTGTCGATTTCTGGGCAGCGTGGTGTGCGCCCTGCCGGATGCTTGCTCCGGTTCTTGAGAGCCTTGCCGAAAAGCACGCCGCTTCATGGAAACTGGTTAAAATAAATACGGAAGAGTTTCCTGATATCGCTTCCCGGTATGATGTGAAAAGTATTCCAAGTGTCAAGCTGTTTGTTAACGGAGAGGTTGTCGATGAGTTTTCGGGAGCTCTTCCGGAATACCAGATCGAGCAGTGGCTGAAAAATGCCATTCCCAGTCCTTATGCAAAGGAAGTCGCTCTGGCTGAAGATTTTTTCAGGCAGGGGAAGAACGGAATGGCCGTATCGCTTGCGGAAGGGGTATTGCAGAAAGAACCGGATAACAGGAAAGCCATCGCATTGTTTCTCAAATTGCGCCTTTTTTCGAATCCGGAAGATTCGTTGCGTTTAAGCCGTCGGCTTGAAGGTGAAGCCGGGTATGCCGATATCACTGAAGCGGCACAGATGATATGTCGTCTGCTTATGCTTCCGAAACAGGATCTCCCCGAACACCCGGTTCGTGATCTGTATGTAGATGCCATATCGAAACTTGCCGAAGAGAACTTCGATGCGGCATTGGCTGGATTTATTGCGGTGATTCGCGAACACCGGTATTATGACGACGACAGTTCGCGCAAAGTCTGCATCGCGATTTTCAAATATCTTGGTGAAGAACATGAAATAACCCTCAGGTATCGAAAGCTTTTTGAGCGCTCACTCTATTAGGGAGAATGATATGTTGTTCTATTGGCTTGAGCCGAACTCATCCTTGCCAGGTAACAGGGATGTCTGAAAACGCGTAAAAGGACAGATGCGGGAAAAGCATAAAATTGTCATCGGTGTAGATCTTGACGGTGTATGCGCCGATTTTTATGGGCGTATGCGCGAGATTGCGGCCGAATGGTTTGAAAAGTCGATCGAAGAACTGCCGCCTGACGTTTCATACGGTCTCAGTGAGTGGGGCGTGCTCGACAGAAGTCAATATGAAAGTCTTCACCGGTTTGCCGTAACACAGAGAGAGCTGTTCAGCAGTATGGATATGATTGCCGGCGCAAGGAAGTACCTGCGCAAACTCTCGGATGAAGGATATCGGATACGGATAATTACCCATCGGCTTTACATTCATTATTTCCATGCCTCCGCGGTACAGCAGACCGTCGAATGGCTTGACAGCCACGGTATTCCCTACTGGGATCTCTGTTTCATGAAAGAGAAAGAACAGGTTGGTGCCGATATTTATATAGAGGACACCCCCGACAACATACTGCAGCTTCGGGAGCGCGGTCTGCATACCATCTGTTTCGCCAACAGCACCAATACGCATATTGCTGCACCAAGGGCATTATCGTGGGAGCAGACTTACTTTTTGGTAGGAGATCACACTGCCCGATACCTCAAGCGTTGAGAAGCGCATAAGGTATCGGGATATCGGAAAATGTTCCCCGTCACCTTTCATTCGGCAACAGGAGCTTGTCTCATGCAATGGTCAGCGGTCACGCCTCCATTCATGGTCATTGCGATCTCTGCGGTCATTGCGGTCTCTGCGGTCATTGCGGTCCCAGTTACGGTCTCTGTGGTCCCAATCGCGGTCTCTGCGGTCCCAATCGCGGTCACGGTGATCCCTGAACTTGTTCGGGTGGATTTTTCTGTAATGAACGTCCCTGTATCTCCTGATGTCATTCCAGTGATGCCTTCTGATTTTATAGGGGATTCTGTGATGATCGACGATCACCCATCTTCCATGGCGATAATGGTTTGACCGATACCATCTTCCGTTGTGATACAGGTAGTAGTAACCGCCATAGCTGATAATATCGTATGGGCCTCCATACGATATGGAGTAACCAAGATCGGGTACGTAAAAGAAATCAGGATTGTACCCGACGACGAAACCTGGCGCACCTATGTTGATGTTAACATCAACCTCGGCAAGAACCTGGCCGGAAGGTTGGAAGATCAGTAATCCTGCTGCCAGCGTTGCAAGTAAAACGTGTTTCTTCATGGTATTTCTCTTTTGAGACGTTGGATATGGTTGACGTCCTTTTATTACGGTATAACGAACCCTGAACAAACATAGTATAACGTTAAGTTCCCTGAGATCACGTTTTCTCTCAGCCGGTCACATAGAAACAGGCAAATTTCAGATAGCCGGTTTCAGGCATAGAGAGCAGTACCGGATGATCGGGTGGCTGGGCGTTTTTATAGATCATCCGCAGCTGTTTTCCGGCGGCAAGCGCGGCCTGATGAATAGCAGCAAGAAAATCCTCTTCGTTTACATGGTGCGAGCATGAGGCTGTGGCAAGGAAGCCGCCGGGTTTAATCAGCTGCAGCCCGAGCTTGTTGAGTCTTTTATAGGCCTTAAGTGCCGTCGGCAGGTTTTTTCGGCTTTTGGTGAAGCTTGGCGGATCGAGTACCACTACATCGAAAAGCTCTTTTGCCTCCACCATTTTACCCAGCATATCAAACGCATCCGAGGCAACAAGGCTGAAGTTTTCAAATCCGTTCAATACGGCATTTTTTTCGGCCCGTTTCAGGGTCTCTTCTGAAATATCTACCATAATGGCCGAACGGGCTCCTCCGCGCAACGCATTGAGAGCAAATCCGCCATCGTTTGTAAATACATCCAGGACATCGGCTCCTTCTGAAAAAGATCTGATGATTTTGCGATTTTCACGCTGATCGAGAAAAAATCCGGTTTTTTGCCCTTCGTAAAGATCCACTTCATAGCTGATGCCTGCATCATGAATGGTCTGCAGGGTCGCTGACCGTTCGCCCTTGATAATTTCCTTGTAGAGCGGGAGTCCTTCAAGTTCCCGCAGTACCGATTCGTTACGCAGTATGATCGCTTCAGGCTGCAGCAATTCTTCGATGACGTCACAGACAAGAGGAAGATGCCGGTCCATTCCCGCTGAAAAAGCCTGCAGAACAATCGCCCGGTTGAAGCGGTCGATAACGAGTCCAGGCAGGCCGTCCGATTCGCCATGCACAAGACGCCATGCATTGGTGTCGTCCAACCTGTAGATTTTTTCGCGAAGTGCGAGTGCTTCGGCTATTTTCTTTTTGAAAAACTCTTTGTCAGGAATTTCTCCGCTGCGGGAAAGGAGGCGGAAAGATATGAGCGAGTGCGGATTATAGAATCCGGTGCCGATAAGCCGGTCGTCATGGGTGACGAGACGGACGGTTTCGCCTGCGGCAATATCGCCGGGAACGGTCTGCAGTTCATTGCTGAACACCCACAGGTGTCCTTTAAGCAGTCGCCGTTGTTCTTTTGGTTTGAGATGGATGGTTTGCATGGGCGAAAGCTTAAGGTTTTGATGACACTGCTTGTTACATTAAAAATCAAAAATTTATGGTAATGCACAACCTGCGAACGCTCCGATTTCTCCATACGTTCCGTTGCTGCAGATATACCGGAGGGTAATGTGGTATAAAACACCTGATTCTCAAAACCGGAAATCCGGTTTGCCGCAGAGTGAGTATTCCGGTTCGGGTCGTATTCAATAAATGAATTTTCATGATGAACAGAATTGTAACGCTTTTCCTGGTCGTATTTTTTTTCTTTCTGCAGTATGGATGTGCTGATTTTGAGACGGTTATTCGTGACGAAGTACCTGACAGGCCGACAGTGCTTACCCGTGAACTTGCCGATCTGTACCGTGAGGTTGCCGGGGCATCGCCACTGGTACGTTCTCTTGACGGTTATGCAGATATAACGATAAAAACACCCAGGAGAAAAGAGCGAGTCTACTGTAACATTCAACTGGTGCGCTACAGGGAGTCAAGAATGATTGTTTCGGCAGGTCTGCTTGGATGGCCGGTTGCCGATCTGTATTTCGGAAAGGATTCACTGTACGTACACGATATGCTCAATAATCGGCTTCTGGCTGGCAGGAACAGTGAGGAAAATCTTGAAAAAATTCTTGGAGTTCCTTCCGGTTATCGGCTTCTGTCGGAATCACTGCTCGGTCTGGTGAACCTTGATGAGGCGGTTGAAGATGTCAGCAGCGTGAAGAAAGGAGAGGGCAGGGTGCTCTATGTTTTTGAAAAAAACCGGATCAGAAAAGAGATGGTGATCGATTCTGAAAATCGGACACTGACCTCGCTTGTTATCCGGAACGGGCCAGGAGAGCTTTCGACAACCCTCTATTTCAGGAATTTTAAGCCCTACAGGCTTGAAAACAAGGTGATGCTGATACCACAGCAGATCGAAATGGTCCTTTCGCGCACAGGTGATCTTCAGGAGAATGCTTATCGTCTTCTGATCGATTACGATAAGCGGGTTATCAATCCCGAAGCGCTTTCCATAAAATTTGCAAGACCCCGAAATGCACGATTGATCAATTTTGACGATATCGGAGTTCTGCCATGGCTGTGAGGGGATAGCGGAAAGCAGGTAGTGGGCAGTAGGTAGTAGGTAGAGTAGGCAGTGGGGAACTGATAAAAAGCGCAAGGCCTGTTGTTGCCGGCCTTGCGCTCGAAATCGTGAAGCAGATTATTTTGCGGACTGGTAGTTCTCTTCTGCGAACTTCCAGTTCAGCAGGTTTTCGATAGTTGCGGCTACATAGTCCGGCCTCCTGTTCTGGTAATCGAGGTAGTAGGCGTGTTCCCACACATCGACACAGAGCAATGGTGTCTGTCCGGAGGTAATAGGGGTTTGCGCATTTCCGGTTTTTACCACTTTCAGTGTTCCGTTATCGAGCACCAGCCAGGCCCATCCGCTGCCGAACTGGGTCGCTGCGGCGGCTTTCAGTTCCTCGACAAACTTGTCGAAACTGCCGAAATCGCCGTCGATTTTCGCTGCCAGCTCGCCTGAGGGTTTTCCGCCGCCGTTTGCAGAGAGGCAGTTCCAGTAGAAGGAGTGGTTCCAGGCCTGGGCGCCGTTATTGAATACGCCGATTTTCTGAGCATCGCCGGCCGTTGTGCAGATAACCTCCTCGATACTCATTGAATCGAACGGAGTTCCGGTTACAAGGTTATTGAAATTGTTCACATATGCCGCATGGTGTTTGCCGTAATGGAATCCGATGGTTTTCGCTGAAATATGCGGCTCAAGCGCATTTTCCGCGTAAGGGAGCGCTGGTTGCTGATATGCCATAAAAAAAAGCGTTTAATGGTTGTGTGTGTTAAGCGAAAGATATGAAGGAGTGAATAAAAATGGTTAAACTTAATATAGGGGGTTTTAGTTTCTTGCTGACCGAAAAAACAGAAAAGCAACGTATCGACTGCAGATGGATGTTCAAGAAATATTGAGGAGCGTGAGATCCCGCTCTTTTATCGTGGCAGCAGGTGCACTGCTGGCGCTCCCTTTTTTTGCCGGTTGCGGGGTTGGCGAAAAAACCTCTCTCGACATGATCGATCGGCGTTTCGCGTCATTCTACAGCGACTATCTCATACGTTCAGGAGTGACCGCTGAAGACGATCCGGTTGTGCTGTTGCGGCCCGATTCGGATGCGTTTGTCACTTTGCTGGGTCGGCACTCACTTACTCCTTATGAGTTCAACTGCAGGATGACCCGGTACCGGCAGCAGCCTGAGCGATGGAATGAGGTCCTTCTGCTTGTCAGAAAGAACCTTCAGAAGGAAAAAACATGATTCCGGTCAGGAACTATCCATTTCTGGTAGGAGTAACCGGCGGCATAGGAAGCGGTAAATCAACCGTTTGCAGATTTCTGGCCGAAATGGGATGTGCGCTTTTTGAAGCCGACCGGGTTGCAAAAGAACTTCAGTGTTCCGATCCGGAAATCATTGCCGGCATTCGCGATCTTTTTGGTGGCGATGTCTATGCTGTCGGTGCCGGAGGGGTGTTGCTGCTCGATCGACGTCGCATCGCCGGCGAAGTGTTTTCAGATTCCGAAAAGCTTCTTGCTCTGAACCGCCTTGTGCATCCAAAAGTCTATGAGGCTTTTCATGTTGCGGCAGACAGGGCCGCGCGGCAGGGAAATACCGTGCTTGTAAAAGAAGCCGCAATTCTTTTTGAGACAGGTAAAACCGCAGAACTTGATCTGGTGGTCGTGGTCGCTGCAGGCACTGAGCTTCGGGTGCAGAGGGCAGTGGATAAAGGGATGGGTTCAAGAGAGGATATCCTCGTAAGGATTGCTGCACAATGGCCGCAGGACAAACTGATTGAAAATGCCGGATATGTGATCTATAATGAAGGCACGCTCGATGATTTGCATAAGGAGACTGAAAAACTGTATGCATTCATAGTGCAGCGGGCTTTATCATGCCGAAATAACGTTTGAGAGCTCCGGCAGGGACACTCCGTAGCGGTAAGAGGTATCTGTATGGGAATCAGGGAACTCCTCATAGCGGTGCGCAATAGCGTACTTTTTCGCTTTGGCAGAAAATATCCGGTGGCCGTATTGCAGATTGTACTCGTCGAAACTTCCGCAGTCGAGGTAGAGCAGGCTTAGCGATCGCAGAGCATCGCGGTACTCTTTATGTTCGATCATGCTGAGCGGATCGAAAGCCAGCCACTCTTTCCATACCGGTTCGATAATTTCACAGGTATAGGGATCGAACGGCAGGCGCATGTTTTCCGGTGCCGGCCTGTTCCTGTCGGGCGAATATGCTGCCGCCATGGCAATGATGTCAAGGAGGGGAAATTCATTTCGCGGTTTTTTCAGCGCCGATTCATAGGTGTCAAGGAATGCGGAGAGGCTTCCCTGGTACCGGTCAAGAATTTGAGCGGCAGCGGGGAAGTTTGGTCTGTAACAGAGCTCGAAGTGCATGTCGCCACTGTGGCATGCGGCAGAGGAAAAACAGTCGGGATGCTTCATGGCGAGGCGGAGGGCTCCGAACCCGCCCGATGATTTTCCCGCTATGGCGCGGTTTTCCCTTTTCGGCAGTGTTGCAAATGAACGGTCGATGAACGGAATCAGTTCTTCGACGATATAGGTTTCATAACGTCCTGTCGCATCGGAATCGACATATTGAGATCCGCCGTACCGCGTCATGCAGTCCGGCATGACGATAAGACTTTCCCGCATCGTGCCTTCGGATATGAGCTTTTCTGCCATTTCCGGTACAGTCGGCCTTCCGAAACTGTAGTTCATGAAACTTCTGCCTGTCGATGCGAATCCCGAAAGCAGATAGATTACCGGAAATCTTCTCGTGCCGTCGTACGAAGGGGGAAGATAGACCTGCACGTACCGTTCATAAGGGTCATCCAGAGGGTTTCCGGCAAGTGTTATACCGGGCACCATAACCGTTTCGATCGATGGCCGTGCGGTGAAGTTCCGGTTCATTTGTATTGCAGTGCGTTATTTTTGCGGTTTACATAGGTCGATATCCAGATACTGATTTCATAAAGCAATATCATGGGTACGCCGATGACAAGCTGGGTTACCAGATCTGTCGAAGGGGTGACGATAGCTGCGACAACCATGAGCGTTACAATGGCATGTTTACGGTAGAAACGCATGAATGCCGGTGTGAGCAGGCCGATTTTCGAAAGGACGTAAGAGATGAATGGGAGTTCGAACACGAGGCCTGTGGTCAGGAGGGTTCCCATTACAAAACTGATGTAGTCCTGGACGGCGATGTTGTTCTTGATCAGCGAGCTTCCGAAGCCGGCAAAAAAAGTCAGGGATATAGGGAGAAAGACGAAGTACCCGAACGCGATCCCTGCAAAAAAACAGAGCGAGATGAAAAGGATTATGAACCGTGAGGCACTCCGCTCTTTTTCATGCAGACCGGGTTCTACGAATTTCCAGATCTGATAGGCTATAATGGGGAACGAAAGCACGAATCCCGAAAAAAACACAACCTGCAGATAGAGTGATACCTGACCGTAGGGAACGAGGTTCTGCAATGTTATTGCTTCGCTGCTTCTTTTCAGAGGTCCGATCAGCACTTCATTGACCAGTGTGTCGGCATAGATTCCTGCAAGAGCAGTTATCACAAGAAACGCTGCTCCGGCCTTGATCAGTCGGGCTCGGATCTCATCAAGATGCTCGATAAAATTCATCTCATCGGGTTTCTCCCCGGATTCAGATGATTCTTCCGGCTCCGTACCGGTCGTTTCAGGAGGTATGTTTTCCAGCAGGTTATTTTCCGAAGCGTTCGCGTTTTCAAGAGATTCCGTGTCGCTTTCATCCCGGACCGGTAGAGGATCCGGCATTGATTGTTTTGTCGATTCGATTTCCTGACTCATGGATTCAACTGATAGATTATCCCCTGTCGATACGCTGCAAACCCAAAACATAGCAACAAAGATGCAACCAGCCAAGAAATTGTTCAGTTCTTCGTGCCACAAATCCATGTAAACAGCCGAATTGATGAGTACCTCCGGATATTGAACAAAAGTTTTTAGAGCTTCTATGATTGGTTATTTTGCCTCTTACGGTTATACTTAATACGGTTGAAATCATTATCCATCAGGAATCCGGAGCGAATCGCTATGTTTGCAGTGTTTTTGGCGCGTAAGCGAGCCGTTATCTATCAAGAATTTTATTTGTACTGAGTGAATATCAAGGATGTTACTGCATCGGTAGCCGACGAGATCGAACTTTTTCAGCAGAAATACAAAGCCGTTCTGCATTCGAGCAATACGCTTGTCGATAAGGTTACCCGGTATGTGCTTCGCCAGCAGGGCAAACAGATTCGCCCCGCACTCGTGCTGCTTTCAGCAAAAATATGCGGAGGAGTAACCGAGGTCACCTATCGTGCGGCCATTATGGTCGAGTTGCTTCATTCTGCCACACTGATTCATGATGATGTCGTTGACGGGGCAGAAATGCGCCGTGGACTGGCTTCCATCAATGCTTTGTGGAAAAACAAGATATCTGTGCTGATCGGCGACTATCTGCTCTCAAAAGGCCTGCTCTATTCACTCGATCACAAGGATTACGCATCGCTGCACACCGTTTCGGATGCCGTCCGGAGAATGAGTGAGGGTGAGATTCTGCAGATACAGAAAACGCGAAGCCTCGATATTTCCGAAGAGGATTATATCAGCGTCATTTCAGACAAGACGGCATCGCTGATTGCCTCGTCGTGTGCCATGGGAGCTGCCAGCGCAACTGACGACGACACCATGATCGCCGGGATGAAGCGCTATGGCGAATATCTGGGACTTGCTTTTCAGATACGTGATGATCTGCTCGATTACACCGGAGACTCGAAAAAAACCGGCAAGCAGATGGGTATCGATATAAAGGATAAAAAAATAACCCTTCCTCTCATTTACGCGCTTCGTCAGGCTCCGGCTTCCGAGCAGAAAATGATCCGTTCCATTCTCAAAAGCTCGAAGAAAAGAGCTGTTAAAAGCGATGAAGTTATCGATTTTGTCACAAGAAAAGGCGGACTGGAATATGCTGCAGAAATTGCCGAAGGATTTGCCGCTCAGGCGGTTGCTTCAATTACCCCGTTTCCGGAGTGTGGAGCAAAAACATCGCTGCTTCATCTTGTCGATTTTGTCATGAAACGGCAGCATTAGATTGTATCCCACTGTAAATCGAAACCCGAAACTAACCTTATACACTTTACCGTACGATGAAGAAAGCCGGATTGATGGTTCTTGCCGTTTTTGCCTTGCTTGTTGTTTTCGACAGGATTCTCATGCCGCTCTATATTGCTCAGGGACAGCATAAAACCGTTCCCGAGGTTAGCGGCATGGATTATGATGACGCTGTAAGAGTGCTCAGGGATGCAGGACTCGATGCCAGGAAAAGCTATCATGTGAAATATCTCAGCAGGATAGATTCCAATATCGTAATCTCTCAGACTCCGGTAGCCGGTTCTCTGGTAAAACCGGGCAGAACGGTTTATCTCGTCGTAAACCGTCAGGAAAAACCGAGTTTTCAGATGCCGGATCTTTATGGTCGTCCGGAGTTCGATGTTCGTCAGACGCTTGCCCGTCTTGATCTGTCTATCGATAATGTGCAGATAAGTACCGTTACCACTCCGGAGGAAGACGGCAGAGTCATCAGCCAGTCCATTCCAGCTCAAACCATGGTAAAATCGGGAGCGTCTGTTTCGATTATTGTCGGGAAACTCGAGATTGAAGCAGAGGGGCTTCGCAAGATTGCCGTTCCCGATGTGCTCGGCATGTCGCTTTCGGAAGCTCAGGAGACCATGTCCGGCAATGGCCTGTCTACCGGCAGGATCACCTATGAATATTCAGCGATACTGGTACCGAACACGGTTATAAGCCAGAAGCCGGGAGCCAATGCGTTTGTCTCTCCCGGCATGCCGGTTGACTTCACGGTCGTAACGGCTGCGGAGTAGGCTTGCGGGAGATTCGTTTATCGGTAATTTGCCTTTTTGTACTCCTCCCGAAGATCCTTGATGCCGGTCGTTCTGTCGTTTCCGTCACTGATGATTCCAAAATATTCGAGGATAATTCGGATAACCAGCCAGATGCCGGCAAAAAAAATTCTGACCGAACCGGCCAGGTTACTGATGATGTTTTTCATGATAATCCGGATACTGAAACAGGCCACTCGTTTGAATGGCCTGTATTACGATATAAGATCGGGCTTTTGCTCAGTCGGTAAGAGAATCTTCTGCTTCGAGCCAGTCATCTACATCCGAACCGTGAGGACGTCCTTTCTGTTCCCATTTAAAATAGGCGGCAATTCGAATCTCCTCTTCACTCATAACGATTACTGCCGGCGGATTTTCCGGTGTGCCGGGTTCAGGAGTTTTTTTCTTTTTTACAGGAGTTTTTTTTGCCGAAGGTTCTGATTTGACTGTTTTTTCGGTGCTGATTTTTGCTGTTTTTCCAGTATTCTTCGTTACGGTTGTTTTATCCGGGGTTTCTTTTTCAGCCGTTTTTTTTGCCATAATGACTGTTCCTGATGACAATTGATTAAATAAAGAAAAGTTTTCTGTAAAAGAGACATTGTAAAAAGATAAGAAATTATTCCGATAAGGATGTCGTAGAGCTTTTCTTTTTCACCCCGGTAACAGAACCATCTGCAAGGCTGTCAGTAATGAACCAATCACACAAGGAACAGGGAAAAATACATCGCAAAGCAAAAGTTCTTCTCTATCTGTTGCTGAGAAAAACCCGTTTCTTCAAGGGCAGCCCCAGGGAGTTTTTCAGAATGACCCTCGACTCCTTTCTTGCCCAACTGAATCTGAATCAGGATTTTCCGTTTCTGCTGGTCGCCGTATTTGTCGGTCTGGTCACCGGATATGTTGCTGTCGTGTTTCATGAAGCGATTCTGATCATCAGTGAGTTGCTTTTTGCCGGCCGATCCATGACGGCAAATCCCGATTTCAGCAGTCTGAACGATATGGTGTTTCTTCCTCTGATTCCTGCTGCAGGAGGATTGTTCGTAGGGTTGTACAATGCCTTTGTCGTCAAGGAAAGGCCGGGTCACGGCCTGGCATCGGTTATCAAGGCCGTTGCCCAGAAAAACGGCAACCTTGCCCGTCATCTCTGGGTTCATAAAACCATCACGTCGGTTGTCAGCATCGCTACCGGCGGCGGCGGGGGAAGGGAGGCCCCGATTGCCCAGGTGGGAGCTGCGCTCGGCTCTTCGCTTGCGCAGAAGCTGAAATTTACTGCCGGTCGGACACGTTCGCTTCTGGGATGCGGTGCCGCTGCCGGACTTGCCTCGGTATTCAATGCTCCTCTCGGAGGGGTCATGTTTGCCGTCGAGGTTATTCTCGGCGACTTCAGCGTGCACACCTTCAGTCCTATTGTCGTTGCCGCTGTTGTTGGCACCGTGCTTTCCAGAAGTTATCTCGGTGCGTCGCCGACCTTTCAGGTAACAGAATACAGTCTGATTTCCAATTCGGAACTCATTCTCTATTTTGTGCTCGGTGTGCTCGCC comes from Chlorobium limicola DSM 245 and encodes:
- a CDS encoding PASTA domain-containing protein, which gives rise to MKKAGLMVLAVFALLVVFDRILMPLYIAQGQHKTVPEVSGMDYDDAVRVLRDAGLDARKSYHVKYLSRIDSNIVISQTPVAGSLVKPGRTVYLVVNRQEKPSFQMPDLYGRPEFDVRQTLARLDLSIDNVQISTVTTPEEDGRVISQSIPAQTMVKSGASVSIIVGKLEIEAEGLRKIAVPDVLGMSLSEAQETMSGNGLSTGRITYEYSAILVPNTVISQKPGANAFVSPGMPVDFTVVTAAE
- a CDS encoding DUF2934 domain-containing protein, translating into MAKKTAEKETPDKTTVTKNTGKTAKISTEKTVKSEPSAKKTPVKKKKTPEPGTPENPPAVIVMSEEEIRIAAYFKWEQKGRPHGSDVDDWLEAEDSLTD